One Intestinimonas butyriciproducens genomic window, GTCTGTGCGTTCACGTATACCAGAATATGCTGCCCCTCCTCGCTGCGGCACTTGAACTCGTGACAGAGGACCTCATATTCTCCGCCGGTGGGGATGAGAGAGAGTTGCTGGGAGAGCACGGTGAGGGCGGGAGAGACCACGCCGCGGGCCTCCTCCCCGCTGACCGAGAGCACCGGAAAACTGCGGAGGGTGTGGTTCATCAGGTAGCCCTCGGACTCAAACCCCACCACCCGGCCGGTATCCAGTGCGATGGAGACCTTTACCAGGTCCGGATAACAGATCACTTCATCCTGAACCGCAGCGAAGTTGATGGTGAGTATGCCGCCCTGGTCGATGAAATAGCTCTCACGCATCGCGGGATAGCCGCGTTTTTCCAGAAACTCTATGGCCTTAGCCACGGCCTTTTCCCGGGACAGGACAGGGGTCCCGGCGGCTCTGGAGCTGATGACCTGCATGACGAGTCCGCCTGCCTGGGTCACTTCCACATAGAGTTCGCCTCCATCCACGGCAGCGGAAAAGCCATAAGTGGGGAGCTTGCCCTCCCCGGCGGAGACCAGGGTAAAGATGTCGGGCTTCAAGTCAAGAAATTTGGCGGCCGCTAGGCGGGCCTCGTCCTGTGTGACGATGGGGCGCCCCTCCAGTACCCGGGCGGTACGTCCGGCGATGTGTTCGGAAAAGGGACCGTCATAGATGAGGGAGGGAAGCTCGGGGAAGTCGCTCTCAATGGTCTGATAGACCGAGCCGGCCACCTCCTGCCCGCCGCCTTCGGCGGCGGAGAGGCGGGCCTCGGCGGCCTCCACATCCTCCAGAGTGGCCGCACCGGCCCACAGGTCGGATTGGAGGGCGGCCACCTGGGCGGAGAGGGCCGAGGCGGCGGCGGAAAGGCCGCGGAGCCCCTCACGCTCCTCCTCCGTACAGCCGCCGTTGACTGCAGCGGACCGGGAGAGCGCCGCCGCATAGTCTCCGGTCTTGGCAAGGAACGCGGCCGTCTGTTCCAGCTCAATGCTGCCGTAGGGCAGCTCTCCCAGCGCCATCTGGGCGGACATGGCTTTCCCGAAGATCTGTGTGCATAGGGAGGTGAGCATGGCGGGAGATGTGGCGTAGATCCCCTTTTGGAGATCGGCATCCAGCTCGTTCAGACCGGTGGACAGCTCGGCAAAGGCGTGGCGGCGGCTGTTGGCGAGATAGCGCTGATAGGCCGCCGCCTTCTGGTGCCCCTGGATGGCCAGGCCGCCCAGTACGGCGAAGGCGGCCAGCAGAAAGCTGACTGCGCGGACCGTCCAGCGCCGTCCCCAGGTCCATTGTCTCATAAAAACGCCTCCTCATTTCCGGCATAGTTTACTCGTATCCTGTAGAATAACCCGATTGACAAAAGCTATTCCTCGGTGTTAGGATGAGAAAGAAAAAACAGGATTTGAGGTGGGAAGATGCGCAAATAACTTGCTGAACTGCTGCACAGTTTGGACAGGCGGCCGTGGCCGCCGGGTTCCCTGTGCCCGTCGGCAAGCGACTGCGCTCCTCTCACGTTTTGCGCCATTGCATCAAAAATAGGCGCGGAGCGTGGCCGCTCCGCGCCTATTTTTATGCTTTTGGGGGCGATCTTGATGTCTTTGATCCATATTTCGCATCTGAGCTTCACCTATGAAGGCAGCTGCGACCCGGTGTTTGAGGATGTGTCCGTTCAGTTGGACACCAATTGGAGGCTGGGGTTCCTGGGGCGCAACGGGAGGGGAAAGACTACCCTCCTGCGGCTCCTGATGGGAGAGGGAGTGTATACCGGAACGATCTCTGCACCCGAAGGGTTCGACTATTTCCCCTTTGCGCTCCCGGATCCGGAAGAGGATGGACAGGCGGTGGCCGAGGTGCTCCGCCCGGGTCTGGAGCAGTGGCGGCTCCTGCGGGAGCTGCGGATGCTGGAGCTGGATGAGGGGGTGCTGTACCGCCCCTTCCGCACGCTTTCCAACGGAGAGCAGACACGGTTCCTGCTGGCACTGCTTTTTCTGCGGGATCACCGATTCCTCCTGATCGATGAGCCCACCAACCACCTGGACATGGCGGGCAGGGAGCTTGCGGCGGATTATCTGGCCCGCAAAGAGGGTTTCATCCTTGTCTCGCACGACCGGGCTTTCCTGGATCGCTGCGTGGACCATGTGCTGGTGTTCAACCGCACCGGGCTGGAGGTACAGAAAGGGAATTTTTCTACTTGGTGGGAAAACAGAGCGCGCCAGGACCAATTTGAACTGGCCGAGCAGGACCGCCTGAAAAAAGAGGTCAGGCGGTTGGATGAGGCGGCCCGGCGGACGGCCGCCTGGTCTGACGCGGCAGAAAAAACCAAACGGGGGAGCCGGAATTCCGGCCTTCGCCCGGACCGCGGATTCATTGGGCATAAAGCGGCCAAGATGATGAGACGCTCCAAAGCGGTGGAGGAGAGGCGCCGGAGTGCGGCGGAGGAGAAGTCCCGCCTCCTCAAAGATCTGGAGACGGCGGAGGAGCTGAAGCTCCACCCGCTGCGTCACCCCCAGAGGAGGCTGCTGGAGGCGGAGGGGCTGAGCGCGGACTACGGCTCCGGGCCTGTGTGCCGGGAGGTCTCCTTCACGGTGGAACGGGGGGAGCGGGTGTCCCTGCAGGGGCCCAACGGAGCGGGCAAGTCCAGCCTTCTGAAGCTGATGCAGGGTCAGGAGCTTCCACACACCGGGACACTGTGGCGCGCAGGGGGACTCAAGGTATCTTATGTCCCCCAGGATGGCGCCTTCCTGCGGGGGGATCTGCGGAGCTTTGCGCGGGAGAGCGGGATTGACGAGAGCCTCTTCAAGGCGATACTGCGGAAGCTGGACTTTGAGCGGGCGCAGTTTGAAAAGGACATGGCGGACTACAGCGGAGGACAGAAAAAGAAGGTCCTCATTGCCCGCAGCCTGTGTCAGGACGCCCATCTGTACCTGTGGGACGAACCACTCAATTTTATCGATGTCTATTCCAGAATGCAGATCGAGTCCCTGCTGCTGGAGTGCCAGCCCACCATGGTCTTTGTGGAGCATGACAGGGCCTTCTCAGAGCGGATCGCGACAAAGGCCGTCTCCCTTTGCCCTGCCGGACAGGGGCGGTCATTGCGGCCAGCCCCGCCCCTGAAAACGCTGGAAGAGGTCGGAGAGAAAGTAGACCGCGCAGACGACCAAGCTCACTAGGGCGGGCAAGAACAGGAGGGCGAATAGAACCAGGCAGATACCGGAGTAAAAAACGGACTGAAGCAGCGTCAGCATAGAAATACTCCTTTCTGTATGCGGTTGGCAAAACAGCCAAATCCATTCTGGATCCCAATGTCCTTTGTGGTTAAAGTATACCACTTTTCAATGGGAAATGGAAGAGAATTTGTATAAAATGTAGCAGTTTTATGTGAACAAAATAGAAAAAGGCCGCCGTCCGGAGGACGGCGGCCTTACCATATCACTTGGAACACCCGACTCCTGCACCGGAAACATCCCCAGCGGGAAGGAGGGCGGGATAAGGGTTATCTGCTCAGCTTGTCCCTGCCGATTTTCAGGCGGCGAAGCGTCTCCGCCCGGCCTAGGATCTGGCACAGCTCCACTGCGCCGCCGGGGGTGACCGCTTTACCGGAGAGGGCGGTACGGACCGGCCACATGATACGGCCGTTTTTGAGGGTCAGCTTTTCCGCCAGACCGATCAGGGCGTCATGGATGGCCTCATAGGTCCAGCTCTCCAGGGACTCCAGAACGGGGATGGTTTCCCCTAAGGCCTCCAGGGAGTTCTCCTCGGTGGTCTTCATCTTCTTGTGGACATAGAGCTCGGTGGAGTAGTCCGGCAGGGCGTCAAAAAAGTCCACCTGAGGGGCGATGTCCGCAAACGTGTCGCAGCGGGGCTGGACCAGGGGGGCGATCAGCTTCAGGTTGATGGCCGGGTTTTGGACCGCCTTTTTGAGATAGGGCTCGGCAACGGCGTAGAAACGCTCGGGGTCCATGGCCCGCAAATACTTGGCGTTAAAGTATTTGAGCTTTTCCAGATCAAAGATGGCGGGGGACTTGGAGATCCCCTCGATATCAAAAATCTCCGAGAGCTCGTCCAGGGTGAAGAACTCCCGCTCCACGTTCTCGCCCCTGGGGGACCAGCCCAGCAAAGTCACATAGTTGACCACCGCCTCTGAGAGGAAGCCCATGGACAGCAGATCCTCATAGGAGGGGTCGCCATGCCGCTTGGACATCTTGTTATGGGCGTCCCGCATGACGGGGGAGCAGTGGATATAGGTGGGCACCTCCCAGCCGAAGGCCTCGTACAGAAGGTTATACTTGGGCGCGGAGGAGAGATACTCGGAGCCCCGGACCACGTGGGTAATCCCCATAAGGTGGTCGTCCACCACGTTTGCAAAGTTATAGGTGGGCAATCCGTCGGATTTGATCAGGACCTGGTCGTCCAAAGTGGCGTTTTCC contains:
- a CDS encoding PepSY1/2 domain-containing protein — its product is MRQWTWGRRWTVRAVSFLLAAFAVLGGLAIQGHQKAAAYQRYLANSRRHAFAELSTGLNELDADLQKGIYATSPAMLTSLCTQIFGKAMSAQMALGELPYGSIELEQTAAFLAKTGDYAAALSRSAAVNGGCTEEEREGLRGLSAAASALSAQVAALQSDLWAGAATLEDVEAAEARLSAAEGGGQEVAGSVYQTIESDFPELPSLIYDGPFSEHIAGRTARVLEGRPIVTQDEARLAAAKFLDLKPDIFTLVSAGEGKLPTYGFSAAVDGGELYVEVTQAGGLVMQVISSRAAGTPVLSREKAVAKAIEFLEKRGYPAMRESYFIDQGGILTINFAAVQDEVICYPDLVKVSIALDTGRVVGFESEGYLMNHTLRSFPVLSVSGEEARGVVSPALTVLSQQLSLIPTGGEYEVLCHEFKCRSEEGQHILVYVNAQTGQEEKILILLEDESGTLVI
- the abc-f gene encoding ribosomal protection-like ABC-F family protein, yielding MSLIHISHLSFTYEGSCDPVFEDVSVQLDTNWRLGFLGRNGRGKTTLLRLLMGEGVYTGTISAPEGFDYFPFALPDPEEDGQAVAEVLRPGLEQWRLLRELRMLELDEGVLYRPFRTLSNGEQTRFLLALLFLRDHRFLLIDEPTNHLDMAGRELAADYLARKEGFILVSHDRAFLDRCVDHVLVFNRTGLEVQKGNFSTWWENRARQDQFELAEQDRLKKEVRRLDEAARRTAAWSDAAEKTKRGSRNSGLRPDRGFIGHKAAKMMRRSKAVEERRRSAAEEKSRLLKDLETAEELKLHPLRHPQRRLLEAEGLSADYGSGPVCREVSFTVERGERVSLQGPNGAGKSSLLKLMQGQELPHTGTLWRAGGLKVSYVPQDGAFLRGDLRSFARESGIDESLFKAILRKLDFERAQFEKDMADYSGGQKKKVLIARSLCQDAHLYLWDEPLNFIDVYSRMQIESLLLECQPTMVFVEHDRAFSERIATKAVSLCPAGQGRSLRPAPPLKTLEEVGEKVDRADDQAH
- the gltX gene encoding glutamate--tRNA ligase, with product MESRIPRGEVRTRFAPSPTGYMHVGNLRTALYTWLIARHGGGKFILRIEDTDQERLVEGATEVIYATLRKCGLNWDEGPDLGGPVGPYIQTQRRDLYGKYAQLLLDTGHAYRCFCTKERLDALHNENGLGGYDGHCRTLSQKEIDEKLSAGVPYVIRQKIPREGHTTFHDVVFGDITVENATLDDQVLIKSDGLPTYNFANVVDDHLMGITHVVRGSEYLSSAPKYNLLYEAFGWEVPTYIHCSPVMRDAHNKMSKRHGDPSYEDLLSMGFLSEAVVNYVTLLGWSPRGENVEREFFTLDELSEIFDIEGISKSPAIFDLEKLKYFNAKYLRAMDPERFYAVAEPYLKKAVQNPAINLKLIAPLVQPRCDTFADIAPQVDFFDALPDYSTELYVHKKMKTTEENSLEALGETIPVLESLESWTYEAIHDALIGLAEKLTLKNGRIMWPVRTALSGKAVTPGGAVELCQILGRAETLRRLKIGRDKLSR